The sequence ATTTTTTCTCTTTTTCCTCTGCTTCTTTTTTATCTAAATATCTTTTTTGTACTATCTCAATTACTTCAAGCATCTTCTTTTGAATATGATCATATCCAACCTCTTTAATATGAGGTAAAGTACAGTTTGAACAATCTTTTATTCCATGAGGTGTATATTTAAAGTTTCCTCCACAATTTTCTCCTAACATATATAGTGGGCAATAGCAAAACATACAGTTAAAATCCTCAATATTCTTTACTTGATGACATGGAAAAAATTCACAATCTTTATGGTGGATAAATTTATAGTTATTCATAAAAGACCTCCTAGTTTTAATTTCTATACTTTAAATATAACCTTTTTATAATATTAAATCAAGAAAAGTTTTCTATTATCACTCTTTTATCTAAAAAATAGATATTTCATACATTTTCTTTATAATTTTTCAGATAAAATCTCTATTTTCTTTTCTCTATATATTATATCCCCATCTTTTAAATAAAATTGAACTGGATAAATTTCAACTCCTGCCTTTATTGCTTTATAAAAAAGTTTTGCAAATTCTAAATCTGTTTCATATTTTGGTCTAAAACTTTTAGAGTCTCTAAAAACTAATAATAAAACTGCTGCTCTATCTCCATTCTCTTTTATTTTTATCAACTCTTTTAGATGTTTTTGAGCCCTTGTACTTGGAGCATCTGGAAACATCGCTACTTTATTTACAGAAAGAGAAACTCCTTTAACTTCAACCCAAATCTTTTTCCCATCTTTTTCTAAAAGATAATCAAGCCTACTATCTCCATTTTTTACCTCTGCTGTTATACTATCAACTTTTCCAAAAGGTGAGATCTCAAAATCTTTTAAAAAATTTTCTGAAATATATCTATGATAAGCAGAGTTAATTAAAATATCCTCTCCATCATCTGCTTTTGCTGAAATTAAATCCCAATCTGTTTTTCTCTTACTTCCCTCTTTGGCTTTTTTTAAACTAACTTCATTTCCTAAAAAAAGAAGTTCCTTTATTCTCCCAGAATCATGAACGTGGCAAGTAATCTCTTTTCTATCTTTTAATTCTACCTTTGCTATAAATCTATTTGGTCTCTCTAAAAACTTCCCTGTGTCATCTATTCCAACCTTATAAATCAGTTTTTCCATTTTTTCTCCTAAAATAAAAAATTGGCTAAAACTGTTATAATGATTCTAGCCAATTATTTTCTAATTATTAATATTTTCCATCTGCTAAATCTCTAAAATTAACAGCTTCTAATCTTTTTACAAAATCATCTTCTATACTTTTCATAACTCTGTGAATTCCACAATTTCCACCTCTTAAAGTACAACTTTCAGGTGATTCCATACAATCTTTTAAACAAATTTTCCCCTCTATTGATTCAATAGCATCTTTAAGAGTTATCTCTCTACTATCTCTTTTTAATTTGTATCCCCCTCTAGCACCTTTAAAGATCACTACTAAGTCAGCTTTTTCTAACTTTTTTAAAATTCTCAAACTAAAAAGATGAGGTATATCCTCTTTTTCAGATATTTCATTTGAAGAAATAATTCTCTCTTCTCCATTCTTAGTTAAGTATAGAAGTATTCTAAATGCATATTCTATCTCGTTTTTTAATTTCATCGCTTTTTCTCCTATAATACCTTCCTACATTTTTATAAAACATATTGCAATTATAGCACATTAAGTATGCAATAACAATAGTTTTATTCATATTTTAACTTATCTCCCTTGCATTATCTACTTTCTCTCCTAAAGCTGCTTTTATAGCAACAATTGCTACTTCCAATTGATCTAAATCTGGCTCTTTAGTTGTAATTCTTTGAAGTGATAATCCAGGAAATGCCACTAACTTTACCCAACATCTATCTAAATGATTACTACTATATCTTTGAATCTCATATGAGATCCCTGCTATAACAGGCATCATAATAACTCTTAATACAACCTTTATAATTATTTTTTGCAACATATCTTGAGGTACTGGCAATATAAAATCCATACATGAAAATACAATTATTGAAATTAACATTACTATTAAAAGAAAACTTGTTCCACATCTAGGATGTAGTGTAGTAAATTTCTTAGCATTCTCTGGTGTTAACTCCAATCCATTTTCATAGGCATATATAGATTTATGCTCTGCACCATGATACTCATAAACCCTCTTTACATCCTTTGAAAAAGATATTACCCATATATAGAATATAAAGAATACTAATCTCAATACAGCTTCTAAAAGATTTGAATGAATCTTATTGTTGCTAAATACAAAACTTCCAATTAAAGATGGAATCACTACAAATAATCCTATCCCTAAAGCTAAAGATACAACTGTTGTCATAACAGCTTCTTTTTGAGTTATTTGCTCTTCCTCTTCAACCTCTGATTGATTAGCTGAAAATGTAAGTTCCTTTATCCCCATAACAAGTGCATCAAAAAGTGAAACTGCACCTCTTACAAAAGGTATCTTTGCTAACTTTCCCCTATTTGATGAAATTTTCGTTTTCTTATATACAATCTCTCCTGAGGGTTTTCTCACTGCTGTTGCTAACCATTGAGGACTTCTCATCATAACACCCTCAATTACAGCTTGCCCCCCTATACTAATTTTCTCTACCATCTTGCTCCTCTCCAAAGACTACTTTTTTAAAATAACAAATGTTAAGTCGTCCACTTGTTCATAGTCCCCTCTAAAATCAGTTATTGCTTTTAAAATGCTTTCTTTTATTTCTTCAGGCTCTCTATCTTTGTTTTGATATACAACCTCTTTCAATCTATCAATTCCAAACATATCTTTATTACTATTTTCAGTTTCATTTATTCCATCAGTATAGAAAACTACAATATCTCCATCGTTTAATTTTAACTCTCCATGTCTATATGAATACTCTTTAAGGAATCCAATTGCTACTCCTTTTACAGTATGTAATTCAACTGTATCTGTTTCTGCTCTATACACTACAAGAGGGTTATGCCCTGCATTTGAATATGATAAAATCTGAGTTTTTCTATTATATTTACTATGCATCATTGTAATAAACATATCCTCAGTTATATCTGGATATATCAATCTATTTAACTCATTAAGATTTTTTTCTGGCTCCATATCAGCAGTAATCATCAATGTTTTCAATACTGATCTTCCCAATGCCATCAAAAATGCTGCTGGTACTCCCTTACCGCTTACATCTGCTATTGTAATGCAATAGTTATCCTCATCTACTACTGTATAGTCGTAATAATCTCCTCCAATCTCCTTTGCTGGCTCAAAGAAATTGGCAATTTTTAATCCAAAAATATCATTGATATTTGCTGGAAGAATTTTCTTTTGAATTCTAGCAGCAACTTCAAGTTCATTGGACATTCTCTCTTTTACAAGAAGAGCTGAATAGATTTGAGCATTATTTATGGCAATAGAAACTTGAATTACCAGTGCTGATATAGTTTCTTCATCTATATCAATCAATTTATTTCTATCTTCTATTACATATATAACCCCAAGTTCTTTTCCTTTTACAACAAGTGGAGAAATAACAACGACCTCGTCATCTCCAACAGCAAAGCCCTTTGAAAGATCTTCATAAATTCTCTTATAGTCAGCTCTTGTAAACTCTTTTATCTCATCTTCACTAAAGCTTATCTCTCCTCTAAATCTTATAGCACCCTTTACTCTTCTATTTTTTAATTTTCCATTGTCCCAAAGATAAAGTGATATTCTCTTTGCTCCTGTAAGTACAAAATAAGCATCTAATATAATATTTATTATCTTATCTACCTCAAGAATTGAAAGAACTGCCCTTGATAGAGAGTTAAGATTTGATAGATTTTCTACCCTTCTTTCAAGAATATGATTACTATACTCTAACTGTGTAGATTTAGTAACAAGAGCATCATATGTAACCTCTAACTCTTTTCTATACTCTCTCAACTCAACTATTGAGTTTTCAAGCTCTAACTCCTGCTTAATTATCTTATTTAAAGTCTCTATATACTCCTCTTTTAAAACTTCTGGAATATCTTCTAACTCTTGTCTTGCCCTAAGACTAGTCAGTATTCTTATAATATCTTTAAAATTTTCTTTCTCCTGCCTCTTTAAAATATAAAAGAAAAATATTGTAAGCAGACAAAGAAAAAACATATACAACATTAGTTAATCCTCCATTGATTTCCCTCTTCTTTTATATTTAAAATATCTCTAGGTATATCATCTACTTTTACACTTGCTTTTCTATTATCTCTTTTTTCTGGTGTTACTACTTTAAATCTTAACATATCCTTTATTTTAATATCCTCTTCATCTTCAAATTTAGATAGTAAACTTTTTGGATCTTTTATCTCTTCAACTTTTACCCCAAATCTATAATCTTTTACAGTATCTATATCTGTTCCCTCTACAAGTAGTATCTTATTTGGAATAATTCTTGGTTCTCCACCTGTTTCTAAAATAATAATATTTGCTTTTATATCATTCTCTTTTCCAAATGTATCTTTAGTATAAATAGGGAACCCCTCTGCTCCTGCTTCAACTATATTTTTTTCATCTACCTCTAATATAAAATCTCTTGCTATTGGATAGAACATTTTTGAAGTTAATTTTCTCTTATCAAAAACTTCAGACACTATTCTCATTTTATCTAACTCAGTATAGTAAGCATACTCATCATACTCTCCAGCTCTTTTTAAATAATCAAACCAATAGTAAACTTGTTTATTCAAATATTTTTGAATAGTTCCTGCATTTGTAGGAAAATCTATTTTAATTTTAGAATCAATAAGATCTTTTTCCTCTTGAGTTAGATCAGAGGCTGGTTTAAAGAAAACCTTTTCACTTTCTCTTACCTCTCTAATTCCAATATTTCTAATATCTTGATAAAGTTCATATGGAATGATAATATTCAAATCTTTTTTATGTGCTATCATTTTACCCATTAGAACATTCAAATTATCAAAAAATAGATCTTTCTCTTCTACTGTTTTAGGATAATCTAGTTTATAAGCTTTTAAAATATATTCCCCTCTTGATAATCCATTATTAAACTCTACTATTTGGCTTTGATCTCTTCTAGCAACTACACTTTGACAACCAGTTACTATAAAAGCTATCAAACTTAAAAATACTATTAGAATTTTCTTTTTCATACTTCCTCCAAATAAACT is a genomic window of uncultured Fusobacterium sp. containing:
- a CDS encoding DUF1385 domain-containing protein, producing MVEKISIGGQAVIEGVMMRSPQWLATAVRKPSGEIVYKKTKISSNRGKLAKIPFVRGAVSLFDALVMGIKELTFSANQSEVEEEEQITQKEAVMTTVVSLALGIGLFVVIPSLIGSFVFSNNKIHSNLLEAVLRLVFFIFYIWVISFSKDVKRVYEYHGAEHKSIYAYENGLELTPENAKKFTTLHPRCGTSFLLIVMLISIIVFSCMDFILPVPQDMLQKIIIKVVLRVIMMPVIAGISYEIQRYSSNHLDRCWVKLVAFPGLSLQRITTKEPDLDQLEVAIVAIKAALGEKVDNAREIS
- a CDS encoding PP2C family protein-serine/threonine phosphatase, translating into MLYMFFLCLLTIFFFYILKRQEKENFKDIIRILTSLRARQELEDIPEVLKEEYIETLNKIIKQELELENSIVELREYRKELEVTYDALVTKSTQLEYSNHILERRVENLSNLNSLSRAVLSILEVDKIINIILDAYFVLTGAKRISLYLWDNGKLKNRRVKGAIRFRGEISFSEDEIKEFTRADYKRIYEDLSKGFAVGDDEVVVISPLVVKGKELGVIYVIEDRNKLIDIDEETISALVIQVSIAINNAQIYSALLVKERMSNELEVAARIQKKILPANINDIFGLKIANFFEPAKEIGGDYYDYTVVDEDNYCITIADVSGKGVPAAFLMALGRSVLKTLMITADMEPEKNLNELNRLIYPDITEDMFITMMHSKYNRKTQILSYSNAGHNPLVVYRAETDTVELHTVKGVAIGFLKEYSYRHGELKLNDGDIVVFYTDGINETENSNKDMFGIDRLKEVVYQNKDREPEEIKESILKAITDFRGDYEQVDDLTFVILKK
- a CDS encoding Rrf2 family transcriptional regulator, giving the protein MKLKNEIEYAFRILLYLTKNGEERIISSNEISEKEDIPHLFSLRILKKLEKADLVVIFKGARGGYKLKRDSREITLKDAIESIEGKICLKDCMESPESCTLRGGNCGIHRVMKSIEDDFVKRLEAVNFRDLADGKY
- a CDS encoding cysteine-rich small domain-containing protein; amino-acid sequence: MNNYKFIHHKDCEFFPCHQVKNIEDFNCMFCYCPLYMLGENCGGNFKYTPHGIKDCSNCTLPHIKEVGYDHIQKKMLEVIEIVQKRYLDKKEAEEKEKK
- the sfsA gene encoding DNA/RNA nuclease SfsA, coding for MEKLIYKVGIDDTGKFLERPNRFIAKVELKDRKEITCHVHDSGRIKELLFLGNEVSLKKAKEGSKRKTDWDLISAKADDGEDILINSAYHRYISENFLKDFEISPFGKVDSITAEVKNGDSRLDYLLEKDGKKIWVEVKGVSLSVNKVAMFPDAPSTRAQKHLKELIKIKENGDRAAVLLLVFRDSKSFRPKYETDLEFAKLFYKAIKAGVEIYPVQFYLKDGDIIYREKKIEILSEKL